The proteins below are encoded in one region of bacterium:
- a CDS encoding SpoIIE family protein phosphatase translates to MPYFDEKPHRFRVFFTVLFMVLFVLSVIHFYRLIESPTDENWFTNTPTPFYIVEDVPATLLKVNKATRFSLKPERVPDSLLVGDILLPRSKKISLAALIDSLHFLQKRDSLLTCTIYRPRYNQVYTYRVASAVMPDTLIRLLPPSVAVFDVAKGGASDRAGMKAGDLIVAINQRSFNDMFEADRIMRTGRTGKSIVYEIVRRNEKVQLNVVLARFGIPFSLLIFMITGLTYMGLGLFLGIMRPQIKASRLLALGFTLLGCVLMLMNTMREPIIDSWSNLITYPLPALLYFSIAVILHSNYYFPRPSPLLLQKRWLQILPYAIALFCSVAIYLGKGAIWINRFVLLMILISLLPLFLYRKQFNPENKRLLRIIRLALIVCIGLLIVLVWYVNRYAGPLSTGYIGLPFMLIPAAYLYTIGRYRLLDMNLRIRRNIQYSLAVMLWILSLLIIGLLVFWRLPSMSFSLPNITLTGSSIEVLDSPQSVQEQAALEKGLLMVLAVVLVFGLWKIGRLGVRFLTKHFHRDHYDYRRAAQLVNEMLSKRTDLSDLAIGLGQRVTELMHLQQVGVLFFRETDQIACGHAEGLTEQKWNDFSDQAPALMAALADWLPNPDRFAVEYLPEQPKQKLYEFGFRYLVPIYSSDRLRGLFLLGEKRSESPFYQEDYQFLRSISQQVSVAVENALLYEQLAQRERLRHELEIARRIQLASLPQDTPRIPGLDIAGWSLPALEVGGDYYDYLNGSDDELTIVVGDVSGKGISAALYMSKVQGILRSLHSFHLSPRDLCIHLNELLDRDLEKSYFVTALAAAVQAAQRRLILTRAGHLPLYHFRMATHRVELLTPRGIGFGLDQKDLFEQELEEYRIVYQPGDVFLFVTDGVTESRNSDGEEFGEMNLMSLLMQHADKNARELCQQVVQELQRFAGVEPQADDLTVVVVKAS, encoded by the coding sequence ATGCCTTATTTTGACGAAAAACCTCATCGCTTCCGCGTTTTTTTCACAGTGCTGTTCATGGTACTTTTCGTGTTGAGTGTGATTCATTTCTATCGCCTGATCGAATCACCCACGGACGAAAACTGGTTTACCAACACGCCCACTCCTTTTTACATCGTTGAAGACGTTCCAGCCACGTTGCTGAAGGTGAACAAGGCCACGCGCTTTTCCTTAAAGCCCGAACGTGTGCCGGACAGCCTTCTCGTCGGCGATATCCTTCTGCCACGGTCGAAAAAGATCAGCTTGGCAGCGCTCATCGACTCGCTGCATTTTCTGCAAAAGCGGGATTCGCTTCTCACCTGCACTATTTATCGTCCCAGGTACAATCAAGTCTACACCTACCGGGTGGCGAGTGCGGTGATGCCGGACACCCTGATTCGTCTGTTGCCGCCGTCGGTCGCCGTGTTCGATGTGGCCAAGGGAGGCGCCTCTGACCGGGCAGGGATGAAAGCCGGAGACCTCATCGTCGCCATCAACCAACGCTCCTTCAACGATATGTTTGAAGCGGACCGCATCATGCGCACAGGCAGAACCGGAAAGAGCATTGTCTATGAAATAGTGCGCCGGAATGAAAAGGTACAGCTCAACGTGGTGCTGGCCCGTTTCGGCATTCCGTTCTCCTTGTTGATCTTTATGATCACCGGGCTGACCTATATGGGTCTGGGGCTGTTTCTCGGCATCATGCGCCCGCAGATCAAGGCCTCGCGCCTGTTGGCGTTGGGCTTTACCCTTTTAGGCTGTGTGCTTATGTTGATGAATACGATGCGTGAGCCCATCATCGATTCATGGAGCAACCTCATCACCTATCCGTTGCCGGCTTTGCTCTATTTCTCCATCGCCGTGATTTTGCACAGCAATTACTATTTTCCCCGCCCCAGCCCCCTGTTGTTGCAGAAACGCTGGTTGCAGATCTTGCCCTATGCCATCGCCCTGTTCTGCAGCGTCGCCATCTACCTGGGAAAGGGCGCCATCTGGATAAATCGCTTTGTTCTGTTGATGATCCTGATCTCCCTTCTGCCGTTGTTCCTTTATCGCAAACAGTTCAATCCGGAGAACAAGAGGCTGTTACGCATTATCCGTTTGGCTCTGATTGTCTGCATCGGCCTGCTCATCGTCCTGGTCTGGTATGTGAACCGGTACGCCGGTCCGCTTTCAACAGGTTATATCGGATTGCCGTTCATGCTGATACCGGCTGCCTATCTGTACACCATCGGCCGATACCGTCTTCTTGACATGAATCTGCGCATCCGGCGCAACATCCAGTATTCGTTGGCTGTGATGCTTTGGATTCTCAGCCTGTTGATCATCGGTCTGTTGGTCTTTTGGCGGCTGCCGTCGATGTCGTTTTCGCTGCCGAATATCACCCTGACCGGTTCCTCCATCGAAGTGCTGGACAGCCCGCAGTCCGTGCAAGAGCAGGCGGCTCTGGAGAAGGGCCTGCTGATGGTGCTGGCGGTGGTTCTGGTCTTTGGCTTGTGGAAAATCGGCCGGCTGGGCGTGCGTTTTTTGACCAAGCATTTTCACCGGGATCATTACGATTATCGGCGCGCCGCACAGCTGGTGAATGAAATGCTGAGTAAACGTACCGACCTTTCGGACTTGGCCATCGGGCTCGGTCAACGGGTCACTGAATTGATGCATTTGCAGCAGGTGGGAGTGCTGTTTTTCCGCGAAACGGATCAAATCGCCTGCGGTCATGCGGAGGGATTGACGGAACAAAAGTGGAATGATTTCAGCGATCAGGCGCCGGCGTTGATGGCAGCCCTGGCCGACTGGTTGCCGAACCCCGACCGGTTTGCCGTCGAATATCTGCCGGAACAACCGAAGCAAAAGCTGTATGAATTCGGCTTTCGCTATCTGGTGCCCATCTATTCCTCCGACCGTTTACGCGGATTGTTTTTACTTGGAGAGAAACGCTCGGAAAGCCCCTTTTATCAGGAGGACTATCAGTTCCTACGCTCCATCAGTCAACAGGTGTCGGTGGCTGTGGAAAACGCTTTGCTCTATGAGCAGCTGGCGCAACGCGAACGGTTGCGCCACGAGCTGGAGATCGCCAGACGGATTCAATTGGCATCACTGCCCCAGGACACGCCGCGGATCCCAGGGCTGGACATCGCCGGATGGTCCCTGCCGGCCCTGGAGGTCGGTGGAGATTATTACGATTATCTCAACGGCAGCGACGACGAATTGACCATCGTGGTCGGCGACGTGAGCGGCAAGGGGATCTCGGCTGCACTGTACATGTCCAAAGTGCAGGGCATTTTGCGGTCACTGCACAGTTTTCACCTCTCCCCGCGCGACCTCTGCATTCACCTGAACGAGCTTTTAGATCGGGATTTGGAAAAAAGTTATTTTGTCACCGCTCTTGCGGCGGCTGTTCAGGCGGCGCAGCGTCGCCTGATTTTGACGCGGGCCGGCCATCTGCCGCTCTATCATTTTCGCATGGCAACCCATCGTGTGGAACTGTTAACGCCCAGGGGTATCGGGTTTGGTCTGGATCAAAAGGACCTCTTTGAGCAGGAATTGGAAGAATACAGAATCGTTTATCAACCCGGCGATGTGTTTTTATTTGTAACCGATGGAGTCACGGAATCGCGCAACAGCGACGGAGAAGAGTTCGGCGAGATGAATTTGATGAGCCTTCTCATGCAGCATGCCGACAAGAATGCGCGGGAACTTTGTCAGCAGGTGGTGCAGGAGCTGCAACGTTTCGCCGGCGTTGAACCTCAGGCCGACGACCTGACCGTAGTGGTGGTTAAGGCGAGTTGA
- a CDS encoding aldo/keto reductase translates to MKVNRRQFIKTSVAGTTALLFKPAMADVNPFQRVALGRTGLSVSRIAMGTGVKASHRQSNLTRMGMEAAKSLVRHAYDQGVRFFDCADTYGTHPHVAAALKGLPRDSYVLSTKLWLRPGGIPEPERPDADIVIDRFRKELNTDYIDLIQLHCMFEPNWPQLFRRQMDILESLKDQGVIRTHGVSVHSLYALQACVYEPWVDTVHVRINPFGDKMDAREPEPVIALIEQLHKAGKGIIAMKLIGEGLYRNAPEKIDATLKLVLGINKVDVLLVGFDRPEQIEDLSERVAAILRG, encoded by the coding sequence ATGAAGGTGAATCGTCGACAATTCATCAAAACCTCGGTGGCAGGGACCACCGCTCTGCTGTTTAAACCGGCCATGGCGGATGTGAATCCCTTTCAACGGGTTGCCCTGGGCAGGACCGGGCTATCGGTCTCGCGCATCGCCATGGGCACCGGCGTCAAAGCGTCCCATCGTCAATCCAATCTCACCCGCATGGGCATGGAGGCGGCCAAGTCACTGGTGCGCCATGCCTATGACCAGGGCGTGCGTTTTTTCGATTGCGCCGACACCTATGGAACTCATCCCCATGTCGCCGCTGCGTTGAAAGGCCTTCCCCGTGATTCCTATGTGCTCTCCACCAAGCTCTGGCTGCGGCCCGGCGGCATCCCAGAGCCGGAGCGGCCGGATGCGGATATCGTGATTGATCGTTTCCGCAAGGAGTTGAACACCGATTATATCGACCTGATCCAATTGCATTGCATGTTCGAGCCCAACTGGCCGCAGCTGTTCCGCCGGCAGATGGACATCCTCGAGTCGTTGAAGGACCAGGGCGTAATCCGCACTCACGGAGTTTCGGTGCATTCGCTCTATGCGCTGCAGGCCTGTGTGTATGAACCCTGGGTGGACACCGTGCATGTGCGCATCAATCCGTTCGGCGACAAGATGGATGCCCGTGAACCCGAACCGGTCATCGCCCTGATTGAGCAGCTGCACAAGGCGGGAAAAGGCATCATCGCAATGAAGCTGATCGGGGAAGGGCTGTATCGAAACGCGCCGGAAAAGATCGACGCCACCCTGAAATTAGTGCTGGGGATCAACAAGGTAGACGTCCTGCTGGTTGGCTTTGACCGTCCCGAACAGATCGAGGATCTGAGCGAACGAGTCGCCGCGATCCTGCGCGGATGA
- a CDS encoding sugar phosphate isomerase/epimerase, with amino-acid sequence MDRSDCIARRGFLSVALAAPILGVAGCTLHPKQKEEWRIGCFTRPWAAYDVVTAMDAIAEAGFRYMGLMTSAPNGQLLITLQTSEETAVRIGEQARARGLGILSAYGGDFPVQESIQAGIKGLKQLIDLCVACGSQSLLLGGTGREKLFDDYFKVVAECCDYAAEKKVRLVLKPHGGLNATGAQCRKTIEKVNHPYFRLWYDPGNIFYYSDGKLDPIEDVADVGDVVCGMCVKDYLPPKNVEVTPGTGQVNFPVVLQRLRQAGLNGGPLVIECLKKGDLAQLAKEAKQARMYVQQIVSA; translated from the coding sequence ATGGATCGGTCCGATTGTATCGCAAGACGCGGGTTTTTATCCGTTGCTCTGGCTGCGCCCATTCTAGGAGTTGCCGGCTGTACGCTGCACCCAAAGCAGAAGGAGGAATGGCGGATCGGCTGTTTTACCCGGCCCTGGGCCGCGTATGACGTGGTCACCGCCATGGACGCGATCGCGGAAGCAGGCTTCCGCTATATGGGACTGATGACCTCTGCCCCCAACGGTCAGCTGCTCATCACTCTGCAGACCTCGGAGGAGACAGCGGTGCGGATCGGGGAACAGGCTCGCGCGCGCGGCCTGGGCATCCTCTCTGCGTATGGAGGCGATTTCCCGGTGCAGGAATCGATCCAGGCCGGCATCAAGGGCTTGAAACAGCTCATCGATCTGTGTGTGGCCTGCGGCTCGCAATCTTTGCTGCTCGGCGGCACCGGCCGTGAGAAGCTGTTCGATGATTATTTTAAGGTGGTTGCCGAATGCTGCGATTATGCGGCTGAAAAAAAAGTACGTCTGGTCCTAAAACCACACGGCGGGCTTAATGCCACAGGCGCACAGTGCCGGAAAACCATCGAGAAGGTGAATCATCCGTATTTCCGTCTCTGGTATGATCCGGGCAATATTTTTTATTATTCCGACGGCAAATTGGATCCCATCGAGGATGTTGCGGATGTAGGGGACGTGGTGTGCGGAATGTGCGTTAAAGATTATCTGCCGCCCAAGAATGTCGAGGTCACGCCCGGCACCGGTCAGGTGAATTTTCCCGTCGTGCTGCAACGGCTGCGACAGGCCGGCTTGAACGGAGGGCCGCTGGTCATCGAGTGCTTGAAAAAAGGAGATCTCGCCCAATTGGCAAAAGAAGCGAAACAGGCGCGTATGTATGTGCAACAGATTGTGTCTGCCTGA
- a CDS encoding Gfo/Idh/MocA family oxidoreductase, with protein MNRREFIKTTAAAGAAVTFSALSYSRVLGANDRIRIAQIGCGDRGVTAHLAGIQPFAQSENIEVIAVSDPWRQARERAVAAVKESWGREPAAFVSHREILALKDVDAVMIASPDHLHSRQLKDAAKAGKDAYCEKPMAKNLKELLQAYDEVKRSGILVQIGTQLRSLPTAVGCKAVYESGILGKVSRIEQCRNANKPYWYHYIRPVAKEDVDWNEFWLGKPKVKFDPVRYSAWYGYRETCDGPVPQWGSHFIDTVHYITGATVPISCVCHGGTFTWKDENRFTTPDHVQALWIYPQDFMVSYSSNLGNEYGNSYKIYGDQGVLKLDNLRAPVYTAEGGSKNKGVIKGVNEVAPIDQPDHFLNWLQCLRSRKQPHAPIEAGFQHSIACLMAVESFYSGRRISYDPHKRSFTKE; from the coding sequence ATGAATCGACGGGAGTTTATCAAAACCACCGCAGCGGCGGGCGCAGCCGTGACCTTCTCTGCGTTGAGCTATTCGCGGGTCTTGGGCGCCAACGACCGGATTCGTATCGCCCAGATCGGCTGCGGCGATCGCGGTGTTACTGCTCATCTGGCCGGCATTCAGCCGTTTGCGCAGAGCGAGAACATTGAGGTGATTGCGGTCAGCGATCCCTGGCGTCAGGCGCGGGAGCGGGCGGTCGCTGCAGTGAAGGAGAGCTGGGGACGGGAGCCCGCCGCTTTTGTCTCCCATCGCGAGATATTGGCCCTGAAGGATGTGGATGCGGTGATGATCGCCTCCCCGGATCATCTGCACAGCCGGCAGCTGAAGGATGCCGCCAAAGCGGGTAAGGACGCTTATTGTGAAAAGCCCATGGCTAAAAATCTCAAAGAGCTGCTCCAAGCCTATGATGAAGTCAAACGTAGCGGCATTCTGGTGCAGATCGGCACTCAGCTGCGCAGTCTGCCGACGGCGGTCGGCTGCAAGGCGGTTTACGAGTCGGGCATTCTCGGCAAAGTGAGCCGCATCGAACAGTGCCGGAACGCCAACAAGCCCTATTGGTATCATTACATCCGTCCGGTCGCCAAAGAGGATGTGGATTGGAACGAGTTTTGGTTGGGCAAGCCTAAAGTCAAATTTGATCCTGTCCGCTACTCCGCCTGGTACGGCTACCGGGAAACCTGCGACGGGCCGGTGCCGCAGTGGGGCAGCCATTTCATCGATACGGTGCATTATATCACCGGCGCCACGGTGCCGATCAGCTGCGTGTGTCACGGCGGCACGTTCACTTGGAAGGATGAAAATCGGTTCACCACCCCGGATCATGTGCAAGCGCTGTGGATTTATCCTCAGGATTTTATGGTCAGCTATTCCAGCAATCTGGGCAACGAATACGGCAACAGCTACAAAATATACGGCGATCAGGGTGTGCTTAAACTGGACAATCTGCGGGCGCCGGTGTACACCGCCGAAGGGGGCAGTAAAAACAAGGGCGTGATCAAGGGCGTGAACGAAGTGGCGCCCATCGATCAACCCGACCACTTTCTCAACTGGCTGCAATGTCTGCGTTCGCGCAAACAACCGCACGCGCCCATCGAGGCCGGGTTCCAGCACTCCATCGCCTGTCTGATGGCCGTCGAATCTTTTTACAGCGGACGCCGGATTTCCTACGATCCGCACAAGCGCTCTTTTACCAAGGAATAA